In Apostichopus japonicus isolate 1M-3 chromosome 5, ASM3797524v1, whole genome shotgun sequence, a single window of DNA contains:
- the LOC139967972 gene encoding arylacetamide deacetylase-like — METWLAVLVVIIVVCIKYVWDIPTEETFPYKILYRCVYLYGVISYTAARMMSYVNGKNFAENYRTFLTIMIPTAKETESTNSDVLIKTTEFDGIEVRQYQNVRLTGDGERPAFLFIHGGGYVLSSPGVYDDLLKLICRDLGYYVAQIDYTLAPEGKFPRAYNDCLTACLWFFRNSERFSVNPHRVVISGDSMGGQIAASVVQALCKDPTIPKPRAQVLMYPCLQFLDMRTPSYQRTRWLHGERPGILNHITVSLFLSFYLFGKEDTRFVNEVSGNSHVPNEFRKSSACMKRLNHDFIPGKLKFHSYNKAPENDKSSRPKELQDNAIWEENQNMLLDYRLCPMMGELEGLPIAYVITCGVDVFRDDAIMYCSNLRQANVPAIHKHYQKSFHGAITFPKEIIPSACEMRDDLLEFLRKEI; from the exons ATGGAAACGTGGCTAGCAGTATTAGTAGTCATAATAGTAGTATGCATCAAGTATGTATGGGACATACCTACAGAAGAGACGTTCCCCTACAAGATTCTGTATCGTTGTGTGTACCTCTACGGTGTTATTTCTTACACAGCG GCCCGAATGATGAGTTACGTCAACGGGAAAAATTTCGCTGAAAATTACAGGACATTTTTGACGATTATGATACCAACAGCTAAAGAAACCGAATCGACTAATTCCGACGTTTTGATAAAAACGACTGAATTTGATGGGATCGAAGTTcgtcaatatcaaaatgttcgTCTTACAGGAGACGGCGAACGTCCGGCTTTCTTATTTATCCATGGTGGTGGATATGTCTTATCATCACCAG gCGTATACGACGACCTCCTTAAACTTATTTGTAGAGATCTTGGATATTATGTTGCTCAAATAGA CTACACTCTAGCTCCGGAAGGGAAATTCCCTAGAGCCTACAACGACTGCTTGACCGCCTGCTTATGGTTTTTCCGAAACAGTGAGAGGTTTTCTGTCAATCCACATCGCGTTGTCATCTCAGGAGACAGCATGGGAGGTCAGATCGCGGCATCGGTAGTCCAAGCTCTCTGTAAGGACCCCACCATCCCAAAACCAAGAGCCCAAGTTCTGATGTATCCGTGTTTACAGTTTTTGGACATGCGCACACCTTCCTATCAACGGACAAGATGGCTGCACGGAGAGAGACCAGGAATTCTAAATCATATTACTGTCTCACTGTTTCTATCATTTTATCTCTTTGGAAAGGAAGACACTCGTTTCGTAAATGAAGTGTCTGGTAATTCACATGTACCAAACGAGTTTAGGAAGTCGTCAGCATGCATGAAACGACTGAATCACGACTTCATTCCAGGAAAATTAAAATTCCACAGCTACAACAAGGCTCCAGAAAACGACAAAAGCAGCCGCCCAAAGGAATTACAAGATAATGCGATATGGGAAGAAAACCAAAATATGTTACTTGATTATAGATTGTGTCCAATGATGGGAGAGCTTGAAGGATTACCTATAGCTTACGTCATCACATGTGGCGTTGACGTTTTCCGTGATGACGCGATTATGTACTGTAGCAACCTTCGACAGGCTAATGTACCAGCCATACACAAACATTACCAAAAATCATTCCACGGAGCGATAACTTTTCCCAAAGAAATTATTCCATCCGCTTGTGAGATGAGGGATGATCTTTTGGAATTTTTAAGGAAAGAAATTTAA